In the Gossypium raimondii isolate GPD5lz chromosome 9, ASM2569854v1, whole genome shotgun sequence genome, one interval contains:
- the LOC105800701 gene encoding uncharacterized protein LOC105800701 isoform X1 has translation METPPAEELLRKIQELEVGHANLKQEMSKLKQSGGESRLDSTRQRSHSISPQRPRLPGNAAAASAGGTATAVAYWKKTSGPFRHSSPLQRESRSNDTLNGGSGGGGGGGGRKSGNTGPAAVNFTNSQYLKILQSMGQSVHIYDLSGRIIYWQVKEKGNRTAEKLYGYSAAEALGQDAIELLVDHRDFSVAHGIVHRVMMGESWTGQFPVKNKMGERFSAVATNTPFYDDDGSLVGIICVSTDTRPFQDMKVALAAEKQADGDSAFSWSKNAVSAKLGLDPQQPLQAAIASKITNLASKVSNKVKSKIRTGENCSDPEGGSGDSHYSDHGLSDAVLSDHKEDANSSGASTPRGDLHPSAFGVFSPFDEKSPARTSRDFGDENEGKPAILKIMTLMGKKGITWPWKGNDREGPETRTTRFVWPWLSTDQENETFQPKAPYSGTKSEGHVNESNKSVNNEAASGSWSSANVNSTSSASSCGSTSSSAVNRVDLDTDCLDYEILWEDLTIGEQIGQGSCGTVYHGLWYGSDVAVKVFSKQEYSDDVIDSFRQEVSLMKRLRHPNVLLFMGAVTSPERLCIVTEFLPRGSLFRLLQRNTTKLDWRRRVHMALDVARGMNYLHHCNPPIIHRDLKSSNLLVDKNWIVKVGDFGLSRLKHETYLTTKTGKGTPQWMAPEVLRNEPSDEKSDIYSFGVILWELATEKIPWDNLNSMQVIGAVGFMNQRLEIPKEVDPRWSSIIESCWQRDPQCRPTFHELLDKLRDLQRQYMIQLQQARNSAGDGSQRDW, from the exons ATGGAAACGCCGCCGGCGGAGGAACTATTGAGAAAGATTCAAGAACTAGAAGTGGGACATGCGAATCTCAAGCAAGAAATGTCGAAGTTAAAGCAATCCGGCGGTGAGTCAAGGCTTGATTCGACTCGTCAAAGATCCCACTCTATTTCCCCTCAGCGCCCTCGATTACCCGGGAACGCAGCGGCTGCTTCGGCGGGAGGGACAGCGACGGCTGTTGCTTATTGGAAGAAAACTTCGGGTCCATTTCGACATTCCTCGCCGTTGCAAAGAGAGAGCAGAAGCAATGACACCTTAAATGGCGGCAGCGGCGGCGGCGGCGGAGGTGGTGGAAGAAAAAGTGGGAATACCGGACCAGCTGCCGTTAATTTCACTAACAGCCAGTATTTAAAGATATTACAGTCTATGGGTCAATCTGTTCATATATATGATCTTAGTGGCCGTATAATTTATTGgcaagtaaaagaaaaagg GAATCGAACTGCTGAAAAACTTTATGGGTATTCAGCAGCAGAGGCTTTAGGGCAAGATGCCATTGAGCTTCTCGTTGATCATAGGGACTTTTCTGTAGCTCATGGTATAGTTCATCGTGTTATGATGGGGGAAAGCTGGACTGGGCAATTCCCTGTTAAGAACAAAATGGGGGAAAGATTTTCAGCTGTTGCAACCAATACTCCATTTTATGATGATGATGGTTCTTTGGTTGGAATCATTTGTGTTTCGACCGATACTCGGCCTTTTCAAGACATGAAAGTTGCATTGGCAGCTGAAAAGCAAGCCGATGGTGATTCGGCTTTTAGCTGGTCTAAAAACGCAGTCTCGGCTAAACTCGGTCTTGATCCTCAGCAGCCGTTACAAGCTGCAATCGCGTCGAAAATAACGAATTTG GCGTCCAAGGTGAGCAACAAAGTGAAATCGAAGATTAGGACGGGAGAGAATTGTTCCGATCCTGAAGGGGGAAGTGGAGATAGTCATTATTCTGATCATGGTTTGTCCGATGCTGTTCTTTCTGATCATAAAGAAGATGCAAATTCCAGTGGAGCTAGTACGCCTAGGGGAGATTTACACCCATCTGCTTTTGGTGTGTTTTCGCCTTTTGATGAGAAATCGCCGGCTAGAACCTCTAGAGATTTTGGTGATGAGAATGAAGGAAAACCCGCAATCCTAAAGATTATGACCTTAATGGGTAAAAAAGGGATAACATGGCCTTGGAAAGGGAATGATCGAGAAGGACCCGAGACAAGGACTACACGTTTTGTATGGCCTTGGTTGAGTACCGATCAAGAGAATGAAACGTTTCAACCGAAGGCTCCATATTCTGGTACGAAAAGTGAAGGACATGTTAATGAGAGTAACAAATCTGTCAATAACGAGGCAGCATCAGGTTCTTGGTCGTCTGCTAATGTTAACAGCACAAGCAGTGCCAGCAGCTGTGGTAGTACCAGCAGTAGTGCTGTTAATAGAGTTGATCTCGACACTGATTGTTTAGATTACGAAATCTTGTGGGAAGATTTGACAATCGGAGAGCAAATTGGGCAAG GTTCTTGTGGAACCGTGTATCATGGTCTGTGGTATGGATCA GACGTTGCCGTCAAGGTATTCTCGAAGCAGGAATATTCAGATGACGTGATAGATTCCTTTAGACAGGAG GTATCTCTGATGAAAAGACTGAGGCATCCGAATGTTCTGTTGTTCATGGGAGCTGTGACTTCGCCAGAACGTCTCTGCATTGTCACAGAATTCCTTCCACG TGGGAGTTTGTTTCGATTACTACAGAGAAATACTACCAAACTCGATTGGAGACGGCGTGTTCATATGGCACTGGATGTT GCACGGGGAATGAATTATCTTCATCATTGCAATCCACCTATCATTCATCGTGATTTGAAGTCATCAAATCTTCTAGTTGATAAGAACTGGATCGTGAAG GTTGGAGATTTTGGTTTGTCACGTCTCAAGCACGAAACATATCTCACGACAAAGACTGGGAAGGGAACG CCTCAATGGATGGCACCAGAAGTTCTTCGTAATGAACCCTCTGATGAGAA GTCCGATATATATAGTTTTGGAGTCATTTTATGGGAGCTTGCTACCGAGAAGATACCTTGGGATAATCTCAACTCAATGCAG GTAATTGGAGCTGTGGGGTTCATGAATCAACGGCTAGAGATTCCAAAAGAAGTAGATCCGCGGTGGTCTTCTATAATTGAAAGTTGCTGGCAACG TGATCCACAATGCCGACCAACGTTCCATGAACTGTTGGACAAGCTTAGAGATCTTCAAAGACAATACATGATCCAACTTCAGCAAGCTCGTAATTCA
- the LOC105800701 gene encoding uncharacterized protein LOC105800701 isoform X2, translated as METPPAEELLRKIQELEVGHANLKQEMSKLKQSGGESRLDSTRQRSHSISPQRPRLPGNAAAASAGGTATAVAYWKKTSGPFRHSSPLQRESRSNDTLNGGSGGGGGGGGRKSGNTGPAAVNFTNSQYLKILQSMGQSVHIYDLSGRIIYWNRTAEKLYGYSAAEALGQDAIELLVDHRDFSVAHGIVHRVMMGESWTGQFPVKNKMGERFSAVATNTPFYDDDGSLVGIICVSTDTRPFQDMKVALAAEKQADGDSAFSWSKNAVSAKLGLDPQQPLQAAIASKITNLASKVSNKVKSKIRTGENCSDPEGGSGDSHYSDHGLSDAVLSDHKEDANSSGASTPRGDLHPSAFGVFSPFDEKSPARTSRDFGDENEGKPAILKIMTLMGKKGITWPWKGNDREGPETRTTRFVWPWLSTDQENETFQPKAPYSGTKSEGHVNESNKSVNNEAASGSWSSANVNSTSSASSCGSTSSSAVNRVDLDTDCLDYEILWEDLTIGEQIGQGSCGTVYHGLWYGSDVAVKVFSKQEYSDDVIDSFRQEVSLMKRLRHPNVLLFMGAVTSPERLCIVTEFLPRGSLFRLLQRNTTKLDWRRRVHMALDVARGMNYLHHCNPPIIHRDLKSSNLLVDKNWIVKVGDFGLSRLKHETYLTTKTGKGTPQWMAPEVLRNEPSDEKSDIYSFGVILWELATEKIPWDNLNSMQVIGAVGFMNQRLEIPKEVDPRWSSIIESCWQRDPQCRPTFHELLDKLRDLQRQYMIQLQQARNSAGDGSQRDW; from the exons ATGGAAACGCCGCCGGCGGAGGAACTATTGAGAAAGATTCAAGAACTAGAAGTGGGACATGCGAATCTCAAGCAAGAAATGTCGAAGTTAAAGCAATCCGGCGGTGAGTCAAGGCTTGATTCGACTCGTCAAAGATCCCACTCTATTTCCCCTCAGCGCCCTCGATTACCCGGGAACGCAGCGGCTGCTTCGGCGGGAGGGACAGCGACGGCTGTTGCTTATTGGAAGAAAACTTCGGGTCCATTTCGACATTCCTCGCCGTTGCAAAGAGAGAGCAGAAGCAATGACACCTTAAATGGCGGCAGCGGCGGCGGCGGCGGAGGTGGTGGAAGAAAAAGTGGGAATACCGGACCAGCTGCCGTTAATTTCACTAACAGCCAGTATTTAAAGATATTACAGTCTATGGGTCAATCTGTTCATATATATGATCTTAGTGGCCGTATAATTTATTG GAATCGAACTGCTGAAAAACTTTATGGGTATTCAGCAGCAGAGGCTTTAGGGCAAGATGCCATTGAGCTTCTCGTTGATCATAGGGACTTTTCTGTAGCTCATGGTATAGTTCATCGTGTTATGATGGGGGAAAGCTGGACTGGGCAATTCCCTGTTAAGAACAAAATGGGGGAAAGATTTTCAGCTGTTGCAACCAATACTCCATTTTATGATGATGATGGTTCTTTGGTTGGAATCATTTGTGTTTCGACCGATACTCGGCCTTTTCAAGACATGAAAGTTGCATTGGCAGCTGAAAAGCAAGCCGATGGTGATTCGGCTTTTAGCTGGTCTAAAAACGCAGTCTCGGCTAAACTCGGTCTTGATCCTCAGCAGCCGTTACAAGCTGCAATCGCGTCGAAAATAACGAATTTG GCGTCCAAGGTGAGCAACAAAGTGAAATCGAAGATTAGGACGGGAGAGAATTGTTCCGATCCTGAAGGGGGAAGTGGAGATAGTCATTATTCTGATCATGGTTTGTCCGATGCTGTTCTTTCTGATCATAAAGAAGATGCAAATTCCAGTGGAGCTAGTACGCCTAGGGGAGATTTACACCCATCTGCTTTTGGTGTGTTTTCGCCTTTTGATGAGAAATCGCCGGCTAGAACCTCTAGAGATTTTGGTGATGAGAATGAAGGAAAACCCGCAATCCTAAAGATTATGACCTTAATGGGTAAAAAAGGGATAACATGGCCTTGGAAAGGGAATGATCGAGAAGGACCCGAGACAAGGACTACACGTTTTGTATGGCCTTGGTTGAGTACCGATCAAGAGAATGAAACGTTTCAACCGAAGGCTCCATATTCTGGTACGAAAAGTGAAGGACATGTTAATGAGAGTAACAAATCTGTCAATAACGAGGCAGCATCAGGTTCTTGGTCGTCTGCTAATGTTAACAGCACAAGCAGTGCCAGCAGCTGTGGTAGTACCAGCAGTAGTGCTGTTAATAGAGTTGATCTCGACACTGATTGTTTAGATTACGAAATCTTGTGGGAAGATTTGACAATCGGAGAGCAAATTGGGCAAG GTTCTTGTGGAACCGTGTATCATGGTCTGTGGTATGGATCA GACGTTGCCGTCAAGGTATTCTCGAAGCAGGAATATTCAGATGACGTGATAGATTCCTTTAGACAGGAG GTATCTCTGATGAAAAGACTGAGGCATCCGAATGTTCTGTTGTTCATGGGAGCTGTGACTTCGCCAGAACGTCTCTGCATTGTCACAGAATTCCTTCCACG TGGGAGTTTGTTTCGATTACTACAGAGAAATACTACCAAACTCGATTGGAGACGGCGTGTTCATATGGCACTGGATGTT GCACGGGGAATGAATTATCTTCATCATTGCAATCCACCTATCATTCATCGTGATTTGAAGTCATCAAATCTTCTAGTTGATAAGAACTGGATCGTGAAG GTTGGAGATTTTGGTTTGTCACGTCTCAAGCACGAAACATATCTCACGACAAAGACTGGGAAGGGAACG CCTCAATGGATGGCACCAGAAGTTCTTCGTAATGAACCCTCTGATGAGAA GTCCGATATATATAGTTTTGGAGTCATTTTATGGGAGCTTGCTACCGAGAAGATACCTTGGGATAATCTCAACTCAATGCAG GTAATTGGAGCTGTGGGGTTCATGAATCAACGGCTAGAGATTCCAAAAGAAGTAGATCCGCGGTGGTCTTCTATAATTGAAAGTTGCTGGCAACG TGATCCACAATGCCGACCAACGTTCCATGAACTGTTGGACAAGCTTAGAGATCTTCAAAGACAATACATGATCCAACTTCAGCAAGCTCGTAATTCA